A region from the Lutra lutra chromosome 1, mLutLut1.2, whole genome shotgun sequence genome encodes:
- the SUMO3 gene encoding small ubiquitin-related modifier 3, translating to MSEEKPKEGVKTENDHINLKVAGQDGSVVQFKIKRHTPLSKLMKAYCERQGLSMRQIRFRFDGQPINEADTPAQLEMEDEDTIDVFQQQTGGSPESGCV from the exons GAGGGCGTGAAGACTGAGAACGACCACATCAACCTCAAGGTGGCCGGGCAGGACGGCTCCGTGGTCCAGTTCAAGATCAAGAGacacaccccactgagcaagctGATGAAGGCGTACTGCGAGAGGCAG GGCTTGTCAATGAGGCAGATCAGGTTCAGGTTTGACGGGCAGCCGATCAACGAGGCAGACACCCCCGCGCAG CTGGAGATGGAGGACGAAGACACCATTGATGTGTTCCAGCAGCAGACGGGAGGCTCGCCCGAGAGCGGCTGTGTCTAA